A part of Paenibacillus sp. sptzw28 genomic DNA contains:
- the yicI gene encoding alpha-xylosidase, translating into MKFTDGNWLIRDGYNVLGAVQAHDFDQQDGKLTAYVSPRPIVTRSNMLDTMLLTVKFHSPLPGVVGVKLIHHAGVMERGPVFELTEQTGDHVAIEEHEEAVILTSGELTVRIRKGPDWGVDFYRGSERITGSAQKSMAYITGPDKQAYMREELDLGVGEYVYGLGERFTPFVKNGQIVDIWNKDGGTSSEQSYKNIPFYVSNKGYGVFVNHPELVSFEVASEKVKKVQFSVPGESLEYFVIDGPTIKDVLGKYTDLTGKPALPPAWTFGLWLTTSFTTNYDEATVNSFVEGMAERDLPLHVFHFDCFWMREFHWTDFKWDERVFPDPVGMLKRLKEKGLKICVWINPYIAQRSRLFEEGKQNGYLVKKPSGDVWQWDLWQPGMALVDFTNPAACKWYAGYLEELVDMGVDSFKTDFGERIPTDVAYFDGSDPVKMHNYYTYLYNKVVFEVLENKLGKQEAAVFARSATVGGQKFPVHWGGDCYADYESMAESLRGGLSLGLSGFGFWSHDIGGFENTAPHHIFKRWLAFGLLSSHSRLHGSKSYRVPWAYDDEAVDVTRFFTKLKCRLMPYLFNTAGQAAELGLPSMRAMVLEFPEDPATETLDRQYMLGDSLLVAPVFSEQGHVSYYLPKGTWTHLLTGETVQGGSWRKETYDFFNLPLFVRGNSIVALGANDVRPDYDFADGVELSLFNLEDGNTASALVRNLKGEPELKAIASREGDLIHVDIEGSGKPLTFTVRGNETIASVDGASVSADGNTVSIAAGLAKTSFSIRIEQP; encoded by the coding sequence ATGAAATTTACTGACGGCAATTGGCTTATCCGTGACGGTTATAATGTACTTGGCGCTGTGCAGGCGCATGACTTCGATCAGCAGGACGGCAAGCTGACGGCTTACGTATCGCCGCGACCGATTGTGACCCGTTCGAATATGCTTGATACGATGCTGCTTACGGTCAAGTTTCACTCGCCGCTCCCCGGCGTGGTCGGCGTGAAGCTGATCCATCATGCAGGCGTAATGGAGCGCGGCCCGGTTTTTGAGCTGACGGAGCAAACCGGCGATCATGTAGCGATTGAAGAGCATGAGGAAGCGGTTATTCTGACGAGCGGCGAGTTGACGGTCCGGATCCGCAAAGGTCCGGATTGGGGAGTCGATTTCTACAGGGGTTCAGAGAGGATTACCGGCAGCGCCCAGAAATCGATGGCCTATATTACCGGCCCGGACAAGCAGGCTTATATGCGTGAAGAGCTTGATCTCGGCGTAGGCGAATATGTGTATGGGCTTGGAGAGCGCTTCACGCCATTCGTTAAAAACGGTCAGATTGTTGATATCTGGAATAAAGACGGCGGGACAAGCTCGGAGCAATCGTACAAGAACATTCCGTTCTATGTATCCAATAAAGGTTATGGCGTGTTCGTCAACCATCCGGAGCTCGTATCGTTCGAGGTTGCTTCGGAGAAAGTTAAGAAGGTGCAGTTCAGCGTTCCAGGAGAGTCGCTGGAATACTTTGTCATCGATGGACCGACGATTAAGGATGTCCTGGGTAAATATACGGATTTAACGGGCAAACCGGCGCTGCCGCCGGCATGGACGTTCGGGCTGTGGCTGACGACGTCGTTCACGACGAACTACGACGAAGCTACAGTGAACAGCTTTGTCGAAGGAATGGCGGAGCGCGATCTGCCGCTGCACGTCTTCCATTTCGATTGCTTCTGGATGCGCGAATTCCATTGGACCGATTTCAAATGGGACGAGCGCGTATTCCCTGACCCGGTCGGCATGCTGAAACGTCTCAAAGAGAAAGGCCTGAAAATTTGCGTCTGGATCAACCCTTACATCGCTCAGCGTTCCCGGTTGTTCGAGGAAGGCAAACAAAACGGTTACCTGGTGAAGAAGCCTAGCGGCGATGTTTGGCAGTGGGATCTGTGGCAGCCCGGGATGGCACTTGTCGACTTCACGAATCCGGCAGCATGCAAATGGTATGCAGGCTACCTTGAAGAGCTCGTTGATATGGGCGTGGACAGCTTCAAGACTGATTTCGGCGAACGTATACCGACCGATGTAGCTTATTTTGACGGCTCGGACCCGGTCAAAATGCACAACTACTACACCTACTTGTATAACAAAGTCGTGTTCGAGGTACTCGAGAACAAACTCGGCAAGCAGGAAGCTGCTGTATTTGCCCGCTCGGCAACGGTAGGCGGACAGAAATTCCCGGTTCATTGGGGCGGCGACTGCTATGCGGATTACGAATCGATGGCGGAGAGCTTGCGCGGCGGCTTATCGCTCGGACTGTCCGGCTTCGGCTTCTGGAGCCACGATATAGGGGGATTCGAGAATACGGCGCCTCACCATATTTTCAAACGCTGGCTGGCATTCGGCCTACTGTCGAGCCACAGCAGATTGCACGGCAGCAAATCGTACCGGGTGCCTTGGGCTTACGACGACGAGGCGGTCGATGTGACGCGATTCTTTACGAAGCTGAAATGCCGGTTGATGCCGTACTTGTTTAACACCGCAGGGCAAGCGGCGGAGCTCGGACTGCCGTCGATGCGCGCGATGGTGCTTGAGTTCCCGGAGGATCCCGCTACAGAAACGCTTGACCGCCAATACATGCTGGGCGATTCTCTGCTTGTGGCGCCGGTGTTCAGCGAGCAAGGCCATGTTTCATATTATTTGCCGAAGGGCACATGGACCCATTTGCTTACCGGAGAAACGGTTCAAGGCGGTTCGTGGCGTAAGGAAACGTATGATTTCTTCAACCTGCCGCTCTTCGTCCGCGGGAATTCTATTGTAGCGCTAGGCGCAAACGATGTCCGTCCCGATTACGATTTCGCGGATGGCGTGGAATTATCTCTCTTCAACCTCGAGGATGGAAATACCGCATCTGCGCTTGTACGAAATTTGAAGGGCGAACCCGAGCTCAAGGCCATTGCAAGCCGTGAAGGCGATTTGATACACGTCGATATTGAAGGAAGCGGCAAGCCACTCACGTTCACGGTGAGAGGCAATGAGACAATTGCCTCTGTAGACGGCGCATCCGTATCGGCGGACGGCAATACCGTTTCGATTGCGGCCGGACTGGCGAAAACATCGTTCAGCATCCGGATTGAACAGCCGTAA
- a CDS encoding cytochrome P450 — protein sequence MKKAFPLMFISPLDRASGSIGNNFAMMEAVQLLAGIMQKFHFELDERHAVILEPSITLRPKKGIHMRLVKR from the coding sequence TTGAAAAAAGCCTTCCCCCTTATGTTTATTTCCCCTTTGGACCGGGCCTCGGGTAGCATCGGGAATAATTTTGCCATGATGGAAGCGGTGCAGCTGCTTGCAGGTATTATGCAAAAGTTTCATTTTGAATTGGACGAACGACATGCGGTCATTCTTGAACCTTCGATTACGCTCAGGCCGAAAAAAGGAATTCACATGCGTTTGGTAAAGAGATAA
- a CDS encoding sugar ABC transporter permease, which translates to MEAVTTERKVISEKKKSRFWKLFVQQRYLYLMSIPFIAWIFVFNYLPLWGWTMAFQNFKPGKSFFDQKWVGFKHFVDLFTDDRFILIMRNTLAMSGMSLVAGFTIPIIFAVLLNEVRNQFMKRTVQTISYLPHFVSWVVVAGIVTKMLSTDGGVINQILVGLHLIDQPIQFMAKGNLFWSIVTAADVWKETGWNTIIYLAAIAGIGQELYEAARVDGASRIQQIWHITIPGIRSTIIVLLILSIGHLISIGFEKQFLLGNNLVTDYSEVLDLYALNYGLGMARFSFGTAINIFNSVVSVILLFAANGLFKRYSNESIL; encoded by the coding sequence GTGGAAGCGGTAACAACAGAGAGAAAAGTCATATCGGAAAAAAAGAAAAGCCGATTTTGGAAGCTGTTTGTGCAGCAAAGGTATTTGTATCTGATGTCAATTCCTTTTATCGCATGGATTTTTGTATTTAACTACTTACCCTTGTGGGGCTGGACGATGGCCTTCCAGAATTTTAAACCCGGGAAGTCCTTTTTCGATCAGAAGTGGGTGGGCTTCAAACATTTCGTGGATTTGTTTACAGACGACCGATTCATCCTGATTATGCGCAATACGCTGGCAATGAGCGGTATGAGCCTGGTTGCCGGATTTACGATACCGATTATATTTGCGGTCCTGCTTAATGAAGTCCGTAATCAATTTATGAAGCGTACCGTGCAAACGATCTCATACTTGCCTCACTTTGTCTCGTGGGTTGTTGTAGCCGGTATTGTAACGAAGATGCTTTCGACAGACGGCGGGGTCATCAACCAAATCCTCGTTGGTCTTCATCTTATCGATCAGCCGATTCAATTTATGGCGAAGGGCAACTTGTTTTGGTCCATTGTAACCGCAGCGGACGTATGGAAAGAAACCGGCTGGAATACGATTATTTATTTGGCGGCTATAGCCGGTATCGGACAGGAGCTGTACGAAGCGGCCAGGGTTGACGGCGCAAGCCGAATACAGCAAATATGGCATATTACGATCCCGGGCATCCGTTCGACAATTATCGTTCTTCTTATCCTGTCGATCGGGCATTTGATCAGCATCGGCTTCGAGAAGCAGTTCCTTCTTGGCAACAACCTCGTAACGGATTACTCGGAGGTTCTCGATCTGTACGCCCTGAATTACGGTCTTGGGATGGCCAGATTCTCTTTCGGTACCGCGATTAATATTTTCAATTCAGTGGTAAGCGTAATTTTATTGTTTGCAGCTAACGGCTTGTTCAAGCGTTATTCCAACGAAAGTATTCTGTAA
- a CDS encoding response regulator transcription factor: MYKVLITDDEPTIREGLRTLIEWERYGFEVVDTAANANEALQKYKVYSPELMIVDIRMPGISGLELIEALRKAGQGVHILILTGYADFEYARKAIVNQVDGYLLKPVDEEELIGYLEKLKASLSTEADSRHKINVMSGLSRQMIIQSILTRGGAAAPLYGNDQAAETGLLWDSFEVVLLKWQGRDQEIEAGTTVLIKEGLSQMFEDSGRGVTFMMEPYFGLLLKEDLQNEQRRNGIYKEIEDLMAKAGAEFTLAAGGSVDKLNDIRSSYEKAERLMHVRFYYEPDRIITSGDIPVVLSEPVEPNLDEPLDYAAVADKIFFAIDIGNSDSVEQLLESAGKRMLRARQSEQAIKSGFVQIVTGVLGKLAQADSDNQTNSHQHSVRIMEIYKQMTYTALVRHVVRFLQEMSDGMADRGTDKQIKKMIDLIGRNYYENLKLESLAEVFNYNSAYLGKLFKNATGEYFNTYLDKVRIEKAKELLEQGMKVYQVAEKVGYTNVDYFHSKFRKYEGSSPSAYRKK, encoded by the coding sequence ATGTATAAGGTATTGATCACGGATGACGAACCGACCATTCGCGAAGGTCTGCGCACGCTGATTGAATGGGAGCGGTATGGCTTTGAAGTGGTGGATACGGCGGCCAACGCCAATGAAGCGCTGCAGAAATATAAGGTGTATTCTCCGGAGCTCATGATTGTCGATATCCGAATGCCGGGAATAAGCGGTCTGGAGTTGATCGAAGCGTTAAGGAAAGCCGGTCAAGGGGTTCATATCCTTATACTAACCGGATATGCCGATTTCGAATACGCCAGGAAAGCCATCGTTAATCAGGTTGACGGCTATTTGCTGAAACCGGTGGATGAAGAAGAACTTATCGGATACTTGGAGAAGCTCAAGGCTTCGCTGTCGACTGAAGCGGATAGCAGGCATAAAATCAATGTGATGAGCGGATTGAGCCGGCAGATGATCATTCAGTCGATTCTGACCCGGGGAGGGGCAGCTGCGCCGTTATACGGGAATGATCAGGCTGCCGAGACCGGACTGCTGTGGGACAGCTTTGAGGTTGTATTGCTTAAGTGGCAGGGGCGGGATCAGGAAATAGAAGCCGGCACGACAGTGCTCATAAAGGAAGGGTTATCTCAAATGTTTGAGGATTCCGGCAGGGGAGTCACATTTATGATGGAGCCGTATTTCGGCCTGCTGCTGAAGGAGGATCTGCAGAACGAACAAAGACGTAATGGAATCTATAAAGAAATAGAGGACCTTATGGCTAAGGCGGGTGCGGAATTTACCTTAGCAGCAGGCGGCAGCGTCGATAAATTGAATGACATCCGTTCCTCGTACGAGAAGGCGGAGCGGCTTATGCATGTCCGTTTTTATTACGAGCCGGACCGTATTATTACGAGCGGCGATATTCCGGTCGTCCTTTCCGAGCCTGTTGAGCCGAATCTTGACGAACCTCTTGATTATGCCGCAGTTGCGGATAAAATATTTTTCGCTATCGATATCGGGAATAGCGACAGTGTGGAGCAGCTGCTCGAAAGCGCCGGAAAACGGATGCTCCGCGCAAGACAATCCGAGCAGGCGATCAAGTCCGGCTTTGTCCAGATCGTTACCGGTGTGCTGGGTAAATTGGCGCAGGCCGACTCTGACAATCAAACGAACAGCCATCAGCATTCGGTCAGAATCATGGAAATTTACAAGCAGATGACCTACACCGCCTTAGTACGGCATGTTGTCCGTTTTCTGCAGGAAATGTCGGACGGAATGGCAGATCGAGGCACGGACAAGCAAATTAAGAAAATGATTGATTTGATTGGACGAAATTATTATGAGAATTTGAAGCTGGAATCGCTTGCCGAAGTATTCAATTACAACAGCGCCTACTTGGGAAAGCTGTTTAAAAATGCGACAGGCGAATATTTCAACACCTACTTGGATAAAGTGCGAATCGAGAAGGCGAAAGAGCTGCTTGAGCAGGGAATGAAAGTCTATCAGGTTGCGGAAAAAGTCGGCTACACAAATGTCGATTACTTTCACAGCAAATTCAGAAAATACGAGGGCAGTTCACCCTCGGCTTACCGGAAAAAATGA
- a CDS encoding GTP pyrophosphokinase family protein, with protein MMEKQMVMEWARMLMTYKFALDEVETKLTILNEELQFVQHYNPIEHIKTRIKTPESISEKLLRKGLEVTKENAVAYIRDIAGVRVTCSFSTDVYRVYEMVSRQSDVKVLELKDYIKNPKPNGYQSLHLIVEIPVFLSDRIEHVNVEIQIRTIAMDFWASLEHKIYYHFHEDMPAYLKEQLKETADMIAVLDQRMLGLNEQVKRLGSPLPSTH; from the coding sequence ATGATGGAGAAACAGATGGTTATGGAATGGGCCAGAATGCTCATGACCTACAAATTCGCTTTGGATGAAGTGGAAACGAAGCTCACGATTTTAAACGAGGAGCTCCAATTTGTTCAGCATTATAATCCTATCGAGCATATAAAAACCCGCATCAAAACACCTGAAAGCATCTCGGAAAAATTGCTGCGCAAAGGTCTTGAAGTGACGAAGGAGAATGCCGTGGCTTATATCCGCGACATTGCAGGCGTCAGAGTGACCTGCTCATTCTCGACGGACGTGTACCGCGTCTATGAGATGGTAAGCAGGCAAAGCGATGTTAAAGTGCTTGAACTGAAGGATTATATCAAGAATCCGAAGCCGAACGGTTACCAAAGCTTGCATTTGATCGTTGAAATTCCTGTATTTCTGTCCGATCGGATCGAGCATGTCAATGTAGAGATCCAGATCAGGACGATCGCTATGGATTTCTGGGCAAGCCTGGAGCACAAGATTTATTACCATTTTCATGAGGACATGCCGGCGTACCTTAAAGAGCAGTTGAAGGAAACAGCCGACATGATTGCAGTGCTCGATCAAAGAATGCTCGGTCTTAACGAGCAGGTGAAGCGGCTTGGCAGCCCGTTACCTAGCACGCATTAG
- a CDS encoding AraC family transcriptional regulator, with the protein MDRTTKLLLKEDRLHGDTMLPLAVYEVKCEPGEKGFECHWHDEAEFLVVLQGEALIQVDTEYFTVRAGEAVFIDGGDIHAALEAGGGTPTILCAVVFDASWLASGSYDSVQMHYITPLIERKKTFPRRIFPVTEMEKGLLANLAKIVAAYESRQPGFEILTKGLLYLMLSDLSAEDGAACDRSETGAADNAKIERLKTVIVYMQKHFQRPIRLHELSSLIPMSEGQFNRFFKAMTRTTPIEYLNAYRIKRAGEYLMMSDKKISAIAMDVGFDNLSYFIKVFRQTMKCTPSEYRKEYGSRLMRAR; encoded by the coding sequence ATGGACCGCACGACAAAGCTGCTGCTGAAGGAGGACCGGCTGCACGGGGATACGATGCTGCCTCTTGCCGTATATGAGGTGAAATGCGAGCCGGGAGAAAAGGGCTTCGAATGCCATTGGCACGATGAGGCTGAATTTCTTGTGGTACTGCAAGGCGAGGCGCTGATCCAGGTCGATACCGAGTATTTTACAGTCAGGGCGGGAGAAGCCGTCTTCATAGACGGAGGCGATATTCACGCCGCGCTCGAAGCAGGCGGAGGAACCCCGACTATTCTGTGCGCAGTCGTATTCGATGCGAGTTGGCTGGCAAGCGGCAGCTATGATTCGGTACAGATGCATTATATTACTCCGCTCATAGAACGAAAGAAAACATTCCCCCGCCGGATATTTCCCGTAACCGAGATGGAGAAAGGTCTGCTCGCCAATCTGGCCAAAATAGTCGCCGCATACGAGTCGCGGCAGCCGGGCTTCGAAATTCTGACTAAGGGCCTGCTATATCTCATGCTCAGCGACCTGAGTGCGGAAGACGGAGCCGCATGCGACCGCAGCGAGACAGGCGCCGCGGACAATGCCAAAATCGAACGGCTAAAAACCGTTATCGTTTATATGCAAAAGCATTTTCAACGCCCGATCCGGCTGCATGAGCTGTCAAGCCTTATTCCGATGAGCGAAGGACAATTCAACCGATTTTTCAAAGCGATGACACGAACGACCCCGATTGAATACTTGAACGCATACCGCATTAAGAGGGCCGGCGAATATCTCATGATGTCCGATAAGAAGATCTCCGCGATCGCGATGGATGTCGGGTTTGATAATTTGAGTTACTTTATTAAAGTGTTCCGCCAAACGATGAAATGTACGCCATCGGAATACCGCAAGGAATATGGATCCCGGCTAATGCGTGCTAGGTAA
- a CDS encoding sensor histidine kinase — MFDLLIRGINDLKLRTKLIISFIVVVFVPVMIVGVILTGELRSKALDNALEQNAANVDRVKKRTAEVINSAYDISYLLSNDGRLASLASRQYDTIYDVVKAYKEYPDIKEYINLYKEISNIRVYLNNQTLLNNWEFIQTEEEIVNTTWYRKAMDSGGLIGWNYIVDERDNIKYLSLIRKINFGSQLNSGVLVINVNSQMLHSILDQETFETMIVDENNNIISANRPGRVGKTLANIEFDQSVIDKQNGTYEAVLNGQSSKIMIEPLIPVSSHNGLRVISVFSIESIVKDANQIIIRALTVISISLIVALILIYWFSTLLTKRMLRLSKHISKVATGNLDIALEIDGKDEIGQLSRQFNSMVASINGLLIEVQESNQQKAQLVSKQNEIKFKMMASQINPHFLFNALESIRMKAHMKGEKEISNVVKLLGKMMRKNLEAGSRTVTLQNEIDIVRCYLEIQKFRYESRLEYELLIDPNAEQVHVLPLIIQPIVENAVIHGLENTEEGGMVSIKVDLIDTMVQIEVTDNGSGMTAEKLESLYQSLEDQEDGEHNRIGLRNVHMRLQLSYGGDHGLHIMSEPGVGTKVRFSIPIGGGLHV, encoded by the coding sequence ATGTTCGATTTGCTTATACGCGGCATAAATGATTTGAAATTAAGGACCAAGCTGATAATTTCTTTTATCGTGGTGGTTTTTGTTCCGGTTATGATTGTAGGCGTGATTCTTACCGGCGAGCTGCGCAGTAAGGCACTCGATAATGCTCTTGAACAGAACGCAGCGAATGTGGACCGGGTTAAGAAGCGAACGGCTGAGGTTATAAACTCCGCATACGATATTTCGTATCTTTTGTCCAACGATGGCAGGCTGGCTTCACTTGCCAGCAGGCAGTACGACACGATCTACGATGTGGTTAAAGCGTACAAGGAATACCCCGATATTAAGGAGTACATCAACCTCTATAAAGAGATATCAAATATCCGGGTCTATCTCAATAACCAGACGCTTCTGAACAATTGGGAATTTATTCAGACTGAAGAAGAAATTGTTAATACAACCTGGTATCGGAAAGCCATGGACAGCGGCGGGCTGATCGGATGGAATTATATAGTAGACGAGCGGGACAATATCAAATATTTGAGCTTGATCCGCAAAATCAATTTTGGCAGCCAGTTGAACAGCGGGGTGCTGGTTATCAACGTTAACTCCCAGATGCTCCATTCGATTCTGGACCAGGAAACCTTTGAGACGATGATCGTTGACGAGAACAACAATATTATATCGGCGAACCGACCGGGCAGGGTGGGCAAGACCCTTGCCAATATTGAATTTGACCAAAGCGTTATCGATAAACAAAACGGTACGTACGAAGCGGTCCTAAACGGCCAATCGTCCAAAATAATGATTGAACCGCTGATACCGGTATCCAGTCATAATGGACTGCGCGTTATTTCCGTATTTTCGATTGAAAGCATTGTGAAGGACGCGAACCAAATCATTATCCGTGCACTGACTGTCATTTCGATCAGTCTTATTGTCGCACTAATTTTGATTTATTGGTTTTCGACGCTTTTAACGAAGCGAATGCTTCGCTTAAGCAAGCATATTTCCAAGGTGGCGACCGGTAATTTGGATATCGCGCTGGAAATTGACGGGAAGGATGAAATCGGACAGCTGTCAAGGCAGTTCAACTCGATGGTTGCCAGCATTAACGGGCTCCTGATTGAGGTTCAGGAATCCAATCAACAGAAGGCTCAGCTGGTCTCAAAGCAGAATGAAATCAAATTCAAAATGATGGCCAGTCAAATAAACCCTCATTTTCTGTTTAATGCGCTGGAATCCATACGTATGAAGGCTCATATGAAAGGCGAGAAAGAAATTTCGAATGTTGTAAAACTGCTGGGTAAAATGATGAGGAAAAACCTTGAGGCGGGCAGCCGGACCGTTACGCTGCAGAATGAAATCGATATTGTCCGCTGTTACTTGGAAATCCAGAAGTTTCGTTATGAGAGCAGGCTGGAATATGAGCTTCTCATCGATCCTAATGCAGAGCAGGTTCATGTGCTGCCTTTAATAATACAGCCGATCGTCGAGAATGCGGTTATTCACGGACTGGAAAATACCGAAGAAGGCGGTATGGTCAGCATCAAAGTCGATCTGATCGACACCATGGTTCAAATCGAAGTTACCGATAACGGTTCAGGGATGACAGCGGAGAAATTGGAGAGCTTGTATCAATCGCTGGAGGATCAGGAGGACGGCGAGCATAACCGCATCGGTTTGCGGAATGTCCACATGAGACTTCAGCTGTCATATGGCGGTGACCACGGCCTGCACATCATGAGCGAACCGGGAGTAGGAACAAAAGTACGATTTTCGATTCCGATTGGAGGCGGTTTACATGTATAA
- a CDS encoding carbohydrate ABC transporter permease, whose protein sequence is MSTPKSYAAAPWSDRLFNIVVYFAITFVTVITLYPFLNVLAISLNDSTDTVRGGIYIWPREFTWENYKAIFAFSGLATGFKISILRTVVGTILGLISASMLAYTISRPDFQGRKFVSICLALTMYVSGGLIPTYILIRDLGMMNTFAVYVLPGMVSAFNVFVIRSFIDGIPYALQESAKLDGANDFTIYWRVILPLCKPALATIALFLAVGQWNSWFDTYLYNGSNEALTTLQYELMKVLQSTTTGNNGDYRLGVTQALNKVSPDSIKMAITITVTVPILLVYPFLQNYFVKGMTLGAVKS, encoded by the coding sequence ATGAGCACACCAAAATCATATGCAGCGGCGCCTTGGTCAGATAGATTGTTCAATATTGTGGTTTACTTCGCTATAACGTTCGTCACGGTTATCACGCTTTACCCGTTCCTGAACGTTCTGGCTATATCGCTTAACGATTCCACCGATACGGTGCGCGGCGGCATTTATATATGGCCTCGAGAGTTCACATGGGAGAACTATAAGGCGATCTTCGCATTCTCCGGGTTGGCGACCGGCTTTAAAATATCCATACTCCGTACGGTTGTCGGTACGATTCTCGGGCTGATCAGCGCTTCCATGCTTGCCTATACGATCAGCCGGCCTGATTTCCAGGGGCGCAAATTCGTTTCAATATGCCTTGCATTAACGATGTATGTGTCGGGCGGCTTGATCCCGACCTATATTCTAATCCGCGACCTTGGCATGATGAACACATTTGCGGTATATGTACTGCCGGGCATGGTGAGCGCCTTTAACGTCTTTGTCATCCGCTCGTTTATCGACGGAATTCCATATGCGCTGCAGGAATCGGCGAAGCTCGACGGAGCCAATGATTTCACGATTTACTGGCGGGTCATTCTGCCGCTTTGCAAGCCGGCGCTTGCGACAATTGCGCTGTTTCTTGCGGTCGGCCAATGGAACTCCTGGTTCGACACGTATTTATATAACGGATCCAATGAAGCGCTGACAACGCTGCAGTATGAGCTGATGAAGGTACTTCAAAGCACGACGACAGGCAACAATGGCGATTATCGATTAGGCGTTACGCAAGCACTGAATAAGGTTTCGCCGGATTCGATCAAAATGGCCATAACGATAACCGTAACGGTTCCGATTCTTCTGGTCTATCCGTTTTTGCAAAATTATTTTGTCAAAGGCATGACGCTGGGCGCTGTAAAAAGCTGA